Proteins from one Oscillatoria nigro-viridis PCC 7112 genomic window:
- a CDS encoding S9 family peptidase, which translates to MNTVSPYGSWKSPISADLIVSGTVGLGQIAIDGDDIYWVEGRPSEAGRSVLVRRTPDGTISDVTPHPFNVRTRVNEYGGAAFAVAGGVVYFSHFADQRIYVQTLNSQPEPLTPAANCRYADAIVDTQRNRLICVREDHAGEGEPVNTIVSINLDNGEDIQILTQGNDFYASPRLSPDGSLLSWICWNHPNMPWDGTELWVAEINADGFLGEKYLVAGGVEESIFQPEWSPDGVLYFVSDKSNWWNFYRWQSRTPLNSPLVRGEAEIETSLCEMAAEFGLPQWVFGMSTYAVVSESKIICTYTQQGKWHLASLDLTTNQLTTIETPYTDISSVKARGETVLFLAGSPTESSAIVQLNLATSQRSILRQSSNLSISPGYLSVPEPIEFPTENNLTAFGFFYPPKNQDFAAPAGEKPPLVVKSHGGPTAATSSSMNLKIQYWTSRGFAVLDVNYGGSTGYGREYRKRLQDSWGIVDVDDCANGAKYLAEKGLVDGERMAIAGGSAGGYTTLCALTFRDVFKAGASYYGVSDVEALTTETHKFEAHYLDGLIGPYPERKDLYVARSPIHSAERLSCPVIFFQGLEDKVVPPNQAEMMVEILKAKGLPVAYVAYEGEQHGFRRAENIKRTLDGEFYFYSRVFKFELAEPVEEVPIFNL; encoded by the coding sequence ATGAATACAGTATCACCTTACGGCTCTTGGAAATCACCTATTTCTGCCGATTTAATTGTTTCTGGAACTGTCGGACTCGGACAAATTGCTATTGACGGCGATGATATTTACTGGGTTGAGGGAAGGCCTTCGGAAGCGGGGAGAAGCGTCCTCGTGCGGCGCACTCCTGACGGTACAATCAGCGACGTGACACCGCATCCTTTTAATGTTCGCACTCGCGTTAACGAATACGGCGGCGCTGCTTTTGCAGTTGCTGGCGGTGTTGTCTATTTCTCTCATTTTGCCGACCAACGTATTTACGTTCAAACATTAAATTCTCAACCAGAACCTCTGACTCCTGCTGCTAATTGTCGCTATGCAGATGCGATAGTTGACACGCAAAGAAATCGCCTGATTTGCGTGCGCGAAGACCATGCAGGTGAGGGGGAACCTGTCAATACTATTGTTAGCATTAATTTAGATAACGGCGAAGATATTCAAATCTTAACTCAGGGCAATGATTTTTATGCTTCCCCTCGTTTAAGTCCAGACGGTTCTCTACTTTCTTGGATTTGTTGGAACCATCCAAATATGCCGTGGGATGGCACAGAATTGTGGGTGGCAGAAATTAATGCTGACGGTTTTTTAGGTGAAAAATACTTAGTTGCTGGCGGGGTTGAGGAGTCGATTTTTCAACCGGAATGGTCGCCCGATGGAGTTTTGTATTTTGTTTCTGACAAGTCGAACTGGTGGAATTTCTACCGCTGGCAATCTAGAACCCCCCTCAATTCCCCCTTGGTAAGGGGGGAAGCAGAAATAGAAACCAGCTTGTGCGAAATGGCGGCTGAATTCGGACTTCCTCAGTGGGTTTTTGGAATGTCTACTTATGCCGTTGTCTCGGAAAGCAAAATTATTTGCACCTACACTCAGCAAGGCAAGTGGCATTTAGCGAGTCTTGATTTAACGACAAACCAGTTGACAACTATTGAAACGCCTTACACTGATATTTCCTCCGTCAAAGCGCGGGGAGAAACTGTGCTTTTTCTGGCAGGTTCGCCGACTGAATCTAGTGCTATTGTACAATTAAATTTAGCAACAAGTCAACGGTCAATCTTGCGCCAATCGAGCAATTTAAGCATCAGTCCGGGTTATCTTTCTGTACCGGAACCGATTGAATTTCCCACGGAAAACAATTTGACTGCTTTCGGTTTCTTTTATCCCCCGAAAAATCAAGATTTTGCAGCACCTGCGGGTGAAAAACCCCCGCTTGTTGTCAAAAGTCACGGCGGCCCAACTGCTGCTACTTCTAGCAGCATGAATTTGAAAATTCAATATTGGACGAGTCGCGGTTTTGCCGTGCTTGATGTTAATTACGGCGGCAGCACTGGTTACGGTCGAGAATACAGAAAAAGACTGCAAGATAGTTGGGGAATTGTCGATGTTGACGACTGCGCTAACGGTGCTAAATATTTAGCTGAAAAAGGTTTAGTTGATGGCGAAAGAATGGCGATCGCCGGAGGCAGTGCAGGGGGGTACACCACTCTGTGCGCTCTTACTTTCCGCGATGTGTTTAAGGCCGGTGCGAGCTATTATGGAGTTAGCGATGTGGAAGCTTTGACAACCGAGACTCACAAATTTGAAGCGCACTATCTGGATGGATTAATCGGGCCTTATCCTGAAAGAAAAGATTTGTATGTGGCTCGTTCGCCGATTCATTCCGCCGAACGTTTATCTTGTCCCGTTATCTTTTTTCAAGGATTAGAAGATAAAGTGGTTCCGCCCAATCAAGCGGAAATGATGGTAGAGATATTGAAAGCTAAAGGTTTGCCGGTTGCTTATGTTGCTTATGAAGGGGAACAGCACGGTTTTCGCCGCGCTGAAAATATCAAAAGAACTCTTGACGGCGAATTCTATTTCTATTCGCGGGTGTTTAAGTTTGAGTTAGCTGAACCTGTGGAGGAAGTGCCGATTTTCAATCTTTAG
- a CDS encoding ABC transporter substrate-binding protein encodes MSDKFSNEWKRREFLQGMGSAAAGMALSGCGISADRSAKGLTEEASAVKPIVDFRTLEKPNLTVGYVPVNDCAPFAIAWKKGFFRKYGLNVQLNREASWATSRDGVIFGRLDASPVVSGAVTNARIGAEGARHAPLCAAMTIHRHGNAMTMNKAMWDSGLRPWHEYNGNLEEFGKQFRAFFDSQPPENRVWAVVLSSAIYEYFVRYISAAAGVDPFKEFRVIIVPPPQMVTNIRIGAMQAYMVAEPWNTRAIQGNLGVGFTFVQGKEVWLGHPDRLLGVMQSFIEENPKTYYSLVKAMVEACQYCSKPENRSEISALLTERSFTGAKPKKGAIDKFTRPAIVGDYNYGGFDGKDRTIQSEDATIFYDIPKNLPQIPGNHSTFMWQSQSIWLMTQAARWGQIKEVPKNAEELAKKAWRTDLYRKIVAEMAIDCPQEDYQVEPAELFIDKKAFDPSDPVGYLNSFEIRANRPQSFFQS; translated from the coding sequence ATGAGTGACAAGTTTTCCAATGAATGGAAGCGCCGAGAGTTTTTGCAAGGAATGGGTTCGGCGGCGGCGGGAATGGCTTTATCTGGTTGTGGAATTAGCGCGGATCGATCGGCAAAAGGACTCACAGAAGAAGCCTCAGCCGTCAAACCGATCGTCGATTTCCGAACCTTAGAAAAACCAAATTTAACCGTAGGATACGTACCGGTTAACGATTGTGCACCATTTGCGATCGCCTGGAAAAAAGGCTTTTTCCGCAAATACGGTTTAAACGTCCAACTCAACCGCGAAGCAAGCTGGGCAACCTCCCGCGACGGCGTAATCTTCGGCCGCCTCGACGCCTCCCCAGTCGTATCCGGCGCCGTCACAAACGCCCGAATTGGCGCCGAAGGAGCGCGCCACGCACCCCTGTGCGCGGCAATGACAATTCACCGCCACGGCAACGCCATGACGATGAACAAAGCTATGTGGGATTCCGGTTTGCGCCCGTGGCACGAATACAACGGCAATTTGGAAGAATTTGGCAAACAATTTCGAGCCTTTTTTGACAGTCAGCCGCCGGAAAACAGGGTTTGGGCAGTGGTGCTGAGTTCTGCGATTTACGAATACTTTGTCCGCTACATATCGGCGGCTGCCGGTGTCGATCCGTTCAAAGAATTTCGGGTAATTATTGTGCCGCCGCCGCAGATGGTAACGAACATTAGGATTGGCGCGATGCAGGCTTACATGGTGGCCGAACCTTGGAATACCCGGGCAATTCAAGGCAATTTGGGAGTGGGTTTTACCTTCGTTCAAGGCAAGGAAGTTTGGCTGGGACATCCCGATCGCCTTTTGGGAGTAATGCAATCATTCATTGAGGAAAATCCGAAGACTTATTACTCGCTGGTTAAGGCAATGGTGGAAGCTTGTCAGTATTGCAGCAAGCCGGAAAATCGCAGTGAAATCTCGGCGCTGCTGACTGAACGATCGTTTACGGGGGCGAAACCGAAAAAAGGGGCGATCGACAAATTTACGCGACCGGCAATTGTTGGGGACTACAACTATGGAGGGTTTGACGGCAAAGACCGCACTATACAATCGGAAGATGCAACTATTTTCTATGACATTCCTAAGAATTTGCCTCAAATACCGGGAAATCATTCAACATTTATGTGGCAGTCTCAGAGTATTTGGTTGATGACTCAAGCCGCTCGCTGGGGGCAGATTAAAGAAGTGCCAAAAAATGCTGAGGAATTAGCTAAAAAAGCTTGGAGAACCGACCTTTACCGGAAGATTGTTGCCGAAATGGCGATCGATTGTCCCCAGGAGGATTACCAAGTGGAACCTGCGGAACTTTTTATTGATAAAAAGGCATTCGATCCTAGCGATCCGGTGGGTTATTTGAATAGTTTTGAAATTCGAGCAAACCGCCCTCAGTCTTTTTTTCAGTCTTAA
- the ntrB gene encoding nitrate ABC transporter permease encodes MFIQLNLSAIALAGVAAWKRVKPVVIRDAVLLPAAGFLGILGVWWIVASFNSDLIPTPYQALIANLDYIFHPFYQRGPGDLGIGWLLLASLRRVLVGFFLGAAVAIPVGFTIGMSKPAMMALNPLIQIFKPVSPLAWLPIALSIFNLAEPSAIFVIFITSLWPTIINTALGVSSVSQDYLDVARVLEMPRWRRITKIILPASLPYIFTGLRISLGIAWLVIVAVEMLTGGVGIGFFVWDEWSRLNLSSVFLAVFVIGLTGLLLDAAVDKVQELVTHRSVINH; translated from the coding sequence ATGTTCATACAGCTTAATTTATCTGCGATCGCACTTGCAGGAGTTGCAGCGTGGAAGCGTGTAAAACCCGTTGTCATCCGAGATGCAGTTTTGTTGCCGGCGGCTGGTTTTTTGGGAATTCTCGGTGTGTGGTGGATTGTTGCCAGCTTCAACAGCGATTTGATTCCGACTCCGTATCAGGCGTTAATAGCTAATTTAGATTACATATTCCATCCATTTTATCAGCGCGGGCCTGGAGATTTAGGCATTGGCTGGCTGCTGCTAGCGAGTTTGCGGCGGGTGTTGGTGGGATTTTTCCTGGGTGCAGCAGTTGCGATTCCCGTGGGATTTACGATCGGGATGTCGAAACCGGCAATGATGGCGCTCAATCCGCTGATTCAAATCTTCAAACCGGTGTCGCCGCTAGCTTGGCTGCCGATAGCTTTATCGATTTTTAATTTAGCAGAGCCGTCGGCAATTTTTGTCATATTCATCACGTCTTTGTGGCCGACAATTATCAACACAGCTTTGGGAGTTTCTAGCGTTTCCCAGGATTATCTGGATGTGGCGCGAGTGTTGGAAATGCCGCGCTGGAGGCGGATTACCAAGATAATTTTGCCGGCGAGTTTGCCATACATTTTTACAGGTTTGCGGATTAGTTTGGGTATTGCTTGGCTGGTGATTGTGGCGGTGGAAATGCTGACAGGCGGTGTGGGAATTGGCTTTTTTGTGTGGGATGAATGGAGCCGTTTGAACCTGAGTTCGGTATTTTTAGCGGTGTTTGTAATTGGCTTAACTGGATTGTTGCTCGACGCGGCAGTTGACAAAGTTCAAGAATTGGTAACGCATCGATCGGTCATTAATCATTAG
- a CDS encoding universal stress protein, with product MNLKTMLARFESALGYQNLAEEMVLLPEPKVPSSKKSKSPKQAKTVNFIVGYNSSTKSQIALDITLWMAHQTRLVTTKEVTVQVVYVIDEAPNNYGEDIGNFAVGNSLANTPKLWELEETFTLNCAAPASALPTTEIPSLSQQKNWLDPHYFQAIFGQNNEYEVADKLLWQARCLAEEWRGLFKAHLRMGRVATELRNVVELESANLLFLGCDSANHSLVRELGNNFPCCVLGIPSALSYQMDVQPEESLSKLQLATTIPAR from the coding sequence GTGAATCTCAAAACAATGTTAGCGCGTTTTGAAAGTGCATTGGGATACCAAAATTTAGCAGAAGAAATGGTGTTGCTGCCTGAGCCAAAAGTACCAAGTTCTAAGAAATCCAAATCTCCAAAACAGGCAAAAACTGTCAATTTTATTGTGGGTTACAACAGTTCTACCAAAAGTCAAATAGCTCTGGACATTACCCTTTGGATGGCGCATCAAACTCGTTTAGTAACAACTAAAGAAGTCACGGTTCAAGTCGTATACGTGATCGACGAAGCGCCCAACAATTACGGCGAAGATATTGGTAATTTTGCTGTGGGAAATTCCTTGGCTAACACGCCAAAATTGTGGGAATTAGAGGAAACCTTCACCCTGAATTGTGCAGCGCCTGCGAGCGCTTTACCTACAACGGAAATCCCATCTTTATCCCAGCAAAAAAATTGGCTCGATCCGCATTATTTCCAAGCAATCTTTGGTCAAAATAATGAGTACGAGGTAGCAGATAAATTGCTGTGGCAAGCGCGCTGTTTGGCTGAGGAATGGCGCGGTTTATTCAAAGCTCATTTACGGATGGGGAGAGTTGCTACAGAACTCAGAAATGTAGTTGAATTAGAATCAGCAAATTTACTTTTCTTGGGCTGCGATTCCGCAAACCACTCGCTGGTTAGGGAACTAGGCAATAATTTTCCCTGCTGCGTGCTCGGAATTCCTTCGGCACTCAGCTATCAGATGGATGTTCAGCCTGAAGAAAGTTTGAGCAAGTTACAGTTGGCGACAACTATACCTGCGCGTTAA
- a CDS encoding sensor histidine kinase translates to MIDFSQALQDKIDIIVQNWIEAVRADEQIETAKQLTYTSVRDRLPIALQAIVTLLSGSEESDLRTLIEESLDHGTVRAQQGYDAEEIAREYRLLRRVIFDVLEPELLQGSAAEVSRAYRLIDTALDEVIADCFKTYTQARFQELQDLQNQLQLTNQELTRLLRASQENLSHLAHELKTPLNSIIGYSELFLRQRNNSRVKDSVPNLAHIDKVLNNGRRLLRLINDSLEISRYDTGRIKLQLTATNVRSAIGTVVEIIEPLAKAKNLEIAVECDPVLDRIMTDYLRLQQIITNLASNAIRYTQAGTVTIKSELLPDKYWTVTVSDTGIGIAPEDCERIFQPYFRADNSLSSGIPDSTGLGLAIVARLVKLLQGKIELVSEVGVGSSFTVIFPLELE, encoded by the coding sequence ATGATAGATTTTAGCCAAGCGCTACAAGATAAAATTGACATAATTGTCCAAAACTGGATCGAAGCTGTTCGCGCCGACGAGCAAATCGAAACCGCCAAGCAACTCACCTACACTTCCGTGCGCGACAGACTTCCCATCGCACTGCAAGCGATCGTAACTCTGCTGTCGGGATCGGAAGAAAGCGACCTTCGGACACTCATAGAAGAAAGTTTAGACCACGGGACTGTTAGGGCACAACAAGGCTACGATGCCGAAGAAATTGCGCGGGAATACCGCTTGCTGCGGAGGGTAATTTTCGATGTTTTAGAGCCAGAATTGCTACAAGGCTCAGCCGCTGAAGTGAGCAGAGCTTACCGCTTAATTGACACGGCCCTCGACGAAGTAATTGCTGATTGTTTCAAAACCTATACCCAGGCAAGATTCCAAGAACTACAGGATTTGCAAAACCAATTGCAACTTACAAATCAAGAGCTAACTCGCTTACTTCGGGCCAGTCAAGAGAATCTATCTCACTTAGCTCACGAATTGAAAACCCCCCTCAATTCTATTATTGGCTACTCAGAATTGTTTTTGCGCCAAAGAAACAATTCTAGAGTTAAAGATTCGGTTCCCAATTTGGCACATATTGATAAAGTCCTCAACAACGGCAGACGGTTACTTAGATTAATTAACGATAGTCTCGAAATCTCGCGGTACGACACGGGACGAATAAAATTGCAGCTAACTGCGACAAATGTGCGATCGGCGATCGGCACTGTTGTCGAAATAATCGAGCCTTTGGCCAAAGCAAAAAATTTAGAGATCGCCGTTGAGTGCGATCCGGTTCTCGATCGAATTATGACAGATTACTTGCGCTTGCAGCAAATTATCACCAACTTGGCGAGCAACGCCATTCGCTACACCCAAGCTGGTACTGTGACAATAAAAAGCGAACTTTTGCCAGATAAATATTGGACAGTAACTGTCTCAGATACAGGAATTGGCATTGCTCCTGAAGACTGCGAGCGGATTTTTCAACCCTATTTTCGAGCCGACAACTCCCTGAGTTCTGGCATTCCTGACAGTACGGGCTTAGGGCTAGCAATTGTCGCTCGATTAGTCAAGCTCTTGCAAGGTAAAATCGAATTAGTTTCTGAAGTAGGAGTTGGCTCTTCCTTCACTGTAATTTTTCCCTTAGAATTGGAGTGA
- a CDS encoding ABC transporter ATP-binding protein, protein MSQYTSTSTTTKSAVKSDRLFLEIDNLFKSYKNGDGTEFSVLENINLSIGENEFISVIGHSGCGKSTLLKIVAGLEKQSGGIVTLEGKEIRKPGADRMMVFQHYGLLPWLTVRENIRLAVDEVLQSLSRSEKISLVNEHLAMVNLTSAADKYPDEISGGMKQRVGIARALAIRPKMLLMDEPFGALDALTRGKLQKQVLDIWENHRQAAMMITHDVDEAIYMSDRIVLMTNGPAATIGEILSVPFAHPRDRQELRESQEYYELRNYALNFLDRYFTQDE, encoded by the coding sequence GTGAGCCAATACACTTCTACTTCTACCACTACCAAAAGTGCCGTCAAGAGCGATCGTCTATTTCTGGAAATAGACAATTTGTTCAAGTCTTACAAAAATGGTGACGGTACAGAATTTAGCGTCTTGGAAAATATCAATTTAAGTATTGGAGAAAACGAATTCATTTCGGTAATCGGTCACTCGGGCTGTGGCAAATCAACGCTGCTAAAAATAGTGGCTGGTTTGGAAAAACAGAGCGGGGGAATAGTGACACTGGAAGGAAAAGAAATCCGCAAACCTGGAGCCGATCGCATGATGGTATTCCAGCACTACGGATTGCTGCCTTGGCTGACGGTGCGGGAAAATATTCGGCTGGCAGTTGATGAAGTTTTGCAAAGTCTCAGCCGTTCCGAGAAGATTAGTCTTGTCAACGAACACCTAGCAATGGTAAACTTAACATCGGCAGCCGATAAATATCCAGACGAAATTTCAGGGGGCATGAAACAGCGGGTTGGGATTGCGCGAGCTTTGGCGATTCGACCGAAAATGTTATTAATGGACGAACCGTTTGGAGCTCTCGATGCTCTGACTCGCGGCAAGTTGCAGAAACAGGTGCTGGATATCTGGGAAAATCACAGGCAAGCTGCAATGATGATTACTCACGATGTGGATGAAGCTATCTATATGTCCGATCGCATTGTGCTGATGACAAACGGCCCGGCTGCGACGATAGGTGAAATTTTGTCAGTGCCGTTTGCACACCCGCGAGATCGCCAAGAGTTGCGGGAATCCCAGGAGTATTACGAACTCCGCAACTATGCTTTGAATTTTCTCGATCGCTACTTTACCCAAGACGAATAA
- a CDS encoding DUF3370 domain-containing protein, with protein sequence MLPILSILPLAQTPPAPQEIVQIQEVRPLPGQLDNIPVFNSNSPELVLQEGILLSTFPPDGKRFPAAHLNFPFQGRFDIFAHHIARAPSPEDLRTLYQGVIVYNPGNKPVKLDILQAASYLSQPDAPFIELPPQVDNSNSNIYAGPGSRAVNDILRGRRQSDFEPVLIIPPGKSQLLMNHPIPVRGLVPPLNGRSTLMRLRSDGIVYVASLAMFARLDAEGNGQGNERSPNLAEWQNLLDNGNIAGPRDRTPTPPEITEGQVIYGRVAGVALGSQWRALLSDNPATSNLAIPQPGTAFSYPLSSLPRGMLGTNQVQSARMLVRYPDTAYRAHGNYGIQYSLSLPLYNSTSQNQTVTVAIQTPIKTDKLTSGGLSFLEPPAPQTFFRGTVRVRYTDDSKVPQTRYVHLVQRRGQQGEPLVKLEMKSGEKRLVEVDFIYPPDASPPQVLTVKTN encoded by the coding sequence ATGCTGCCAATTCTATCAATTCTCCCCTTAGCCCAAACCCCTCCCGCACCTCAAGAAATCGTCCAAATCCAAGAAGTGCGACCACTCCCCGGACAGTTAGACAACATACCAGTATTTAACAGCAACAGTCCAGAATTAGTGCTGCAAGAAGGAATTTTGCTTTCGACATTTCCCCCGGATGGTAAAAGATTTCCGGCGGCACATTTAAACTTTCCGTTTCAAGGACGTTTCGACATATTTGCCCACCACATAGCCCGCGCACCTTCGCCGGAAGATTTGCGAACCTTGTATCAAGGAGTAATTGTTTACAATCCGGGCAATAAACCAGTAAAATTAGATATATTGCAAGCTGCGAGTTATCTCAGCCAACCCGATGCACCGTTTATTGAATTGCCGCCGCAAGTCGATAATTCAAACAGCAATATTTACGCGGGGCCGGGAAGCCGCGCTGTGAATGATATTCTCAGAGGAAGGAGACAGTCTGATTTTGAGCCGGTATTAATTATTCCACCGGGAAAAAGCCAACTGTTGATGAATCATCCGATACCGGTGCGGGGATTGGTACCGCCGCTAAACGGTCGATCGACCTTGATGCGGTTGCGGAGCGATGGTATAGTCTATGTTGCCAGTCTGGCGATGTTTGCCCGACTTGACGCAGAGGGAAACGGACAGGGAAACGAGCGATCGCCCAACTTAGCAGAATGGCAAAACTTATTAGACAATGGTAATATAGCCGGGCCGCGCGATCGAACTCCCACACCGCCGGAAATCACCGAAGGTCAAGTAATTTACGGCCGAGTTGCCGGTGTAGCATTAGGTTCACAATGGCGAGCACTTCTCTCCGACAACCCCGCCACATCAAACCTAGCAATTCCCCAACCCGGAACAGCATTTTCCTACCCATTAAGCAGTCTCCCGCGCGGAATGCTGGGCACCAATCAAGTGCAAAGTGCCAGAATGCTAGTCCGCTACCCAGATACAGCATACCGCGCCCACGGCAATTACGGAATTCAATACAGTCTCAGCTTGCCGCTGTACAATTCTACCAGCCAAAATCAAACTGTAACTGTCGCGATTCAAACTCCAATTAAGACAGACAAATTAACTTCAGGAGGACTTAGTTTTTTAGAACCTCCGGCCCCTCAAACTTTTTTTAGGGGGACAGTCAGAGTGCGGTATACTGATGACAGTAAAGTGCCTCAAACTCGCTACGTGCATTTAGTCCAGCGGCGGGGACAGCAGGGAGAACCTTTGGTCAAATTAGAGATGAAATCTGGAGAAAAGCGGCTTGTAGAAGTAGATTTTATTTATCCGCCCGATGCGTCGCCTCCGCAAGTCTTGACAGTGAAAACAAATTAA
- a CDS encoding nucleoside hydrolase, with protein MSKKLVLMDHDGAVDDYLSVVLLMTMEEVETLGVIVTPADCYIQPAVSATRKILDLMGRSEVPVAASTVRGLNPFPVLFRRDSFAVDRLPILNEKGTIDTPLISEPGQNFMVRVLQDAAAPVTLMVTGPLTTVAQALDIAPEIESKIQEIVWMGGALNVIGNVSKDMEPGQDMSAEWNAYWDPIAIERIWQTQIPVVMCPLDITNNVPLTVEFSNLLAKQRQYPISDLAGQCYALAISQDYYFWDILATAYLAHPEFYQLREWETEIITEGLSQGRTKVKSGGRKIQAMDKVDTAKFYNYILEQWAK; from the coding sequence ATGTCTAAAAAACTCGTACTAATGGATCACGACGGTGCAGTTGACGACTATCTATCAGTCGTGTTGCTGATGACAATGGAGGAAGTCGAAACTCTGGGAGTAATTGTAACTCCTGCGGACTGCTACATTCAACCGGCGGTGAGTGCAACGCGCAAAATCCTTGATTTGATGGGGCGTTCAGAAGTTCCGGTGGCGGCGAGTACCGTGCGGGGACTGAATCCATTTCCGGTGTTATTTAGGCGAGATTCCTTTGCAGTCGATCGACTTCCCATTCTAAATGAAAAAGGAACCATTGACACGCCGTTAATATCAGAACCCGGACAAAACTTTATGGTGCGAGTTTTGCAAGATGCAGCCGCACCAGTCACATTAATGGTAACGGGGCCGTTAACAACAGTAGCGCAAGCTTTAGATATCGCGCCAGAAATTGAAAGCAAAATTCAAGAAATTGTCTGGATGGGAGGCGCCCTCAATGTTATCGGCAATGTTAGCAAAGATATGGAACCCGGACAAGATATGTCAGCGGAATGGAATGCTTACTGGGACCCGATAGCAATCGAGAGAATTTGGCAAACCCAAATTCCCGTTGTCATGTGTCCTTTAGATATCACTAATAACGTACCGCTAACTGTAGAATTTTCCAATCTCTTAGCAAAACAGCGCCAATATCCAATTTCCGACTTAGCAGGACAGTGTTATGCCCTAGCAATCTCTCAAGATTACTATTTTTGGGACATTTTGGCAACCGCTTATTTAGCGCATCCAGAATTTTACCAACTGCGAGAATGGGAAACAGAAATTATTACCGAAGGCCTCAGCCAAGGACGCACAAAAGTTAAAAGTGGAGGGCGAAAAATTCAAGCAATGGACAAAGTAGACACCGCCAAATTTTACAATTACATATTAGAACAGTGGGCGAAGTGA